One Paroedura picta isolate Pp20150507F chromosome 3, Ppicta_v3.0, whole genome shotgun sequence genomic window carries:
- the LOC143831152 gene encoding uncharacterized protein LOC143831152, protein MSSPCGDSPCTLLCERTNSYTNQCLSVGLHGPQIAAQFINIRIVTTYSAILNSLSKTTEVMESGIQAMMLGWGFARALVQLMTEIGITISDCSVEKQLFKSVIECFSDTFCVYVILCVYWPLQKLSDYLLWQLHYGEVVPQSIPTKAARKICHNLPMSSGSSVSDPEGEFLMDEEQGTQAMEEDIQVPESTQRFCKEEDFQDLLQKCTQKGQTARGTGNPGGSLLATQTMVRNNPASSGGETPVITAPYWRPENLLLLGYIIILGRYLSGGADKKKKKKKDPLKTGLWVILEFLQGLDKGLKPSTLRRQVAALATVIPKVQGFPLAKHPHVTRFLRGATVVSPPAVHRFPTWSLSVVLSALLRQPFEPLQDISLRHLRLKVIFLVAVTFARRISELGALSIRKDLWVFYKDKVVLWTDPIFRPKVESRFHRLREINLPTFFPDPKHPKEVLWHRLDVRRALKAFLICTEPFRRSESMFISISPPNKGERMSTVAIGTCLRDCIAETYSSLGRPVPSGITAHSVRGAATNAAMINSASVEQICKAATWSSISTFIRHYKLSIQYNTIRLLA, encoded by the exons ATGTCGTCTCCCTGCGGGGACAGT CCTTGTACCCTGCTTTGTGAGAGAACAAATAGTTACACAAATCAGTGTCTATCTGTGGGGCTTCATGGACCACAGATTGCTGCACAGTTTATAAATATCAGGATTGTTACG acttacagtgcaatcctaaacagtcttTCTAAGACCACTGAAGTAATGGAATCAGGAATTCAG GCTATGAT GCTGGGCTGGGGATTTGCTAGGGCTCTAGTTCAGTTGATGACAGAAATAGGGATCACAATTAGTGATTGCAGTGTAG aaAAGCAACTTTTCAAGAGTGTGATTGAATGCTTTTCTGACACTTTTTGTGTGTATGTCATTTTATGTGTATATTGGCCTCTTCAGAAGCTCAGTGACTACTTGCTATGGCAGCTACactatggtgaagtg GTTCCTCAGTCCATTCCCACCAAGGCGGCTAGAAAGATATGCCATAATTTACCTATGTCCTCAGGATCGTCTGTGAGCGATCCAGAAGGTGAGTTTTTGATGGATGAAGAACAGGGGACACAGGCGATGGAGGAAGATATTCAGGTCCCTGAGTCAACTCAGAGATTTTGTAAAGAGGAGGATTTTCAagatttattacagaaat GTACTCAGAAGGGTCAGACAGCAAGGGGCACAGGTAATCCTGGTGGCTCCTTATTGGCCACGCAGACCATGGTTCGCAACAATCCTGCGTCTAGCGGTGGGGAAACACCTGTCATTACCG CACCATACTGGCGGCCAGAAAACCTTCTACTGTTAGGATATATAATTATTCTTGGAAGGTATTTGTCAGGtggtgcagacaaaaaaaaaaaaaaaaaaaaggaccctTTAAAGACTGGGTTATGGGTCATCTTGGAATTTTTACAAGGATTGGATAAGGGTTTGAAACCATCCACATTACGTAGACAGGTGGCAGCCTTGGCGACAGTTATTCCAAAGGTTCAAGGGTTTCCCTTAGCCAAGCATCCTCACGTTACTAGGTTTCTGAGGGGAGCCACGGTAGTTTCTCCCCCAGCCGTGCatcgtttcccaacttggagcctgagtgtggtactatcagcgttgctgagacaaccttttgaacctttacaggatatttcattgagacatttgcgactcaaggttattttcttagttgcagtaacgtttgctagacgaatttcagaattaggagctttatccattaggaaagatctttgggtgttctacaaagataaggtggttttgtggacagatcctatatttaggcccaaggtggaatctagattccacaggttgcgggaaatcaatttgcctacattctttcctgaccctaaacatcctaaagaagtttTGTGGCATAGATTAGATGTACGAAGGGCCCTCAAGGCATTCCTTATATGTACAGAGCCATTTAGGAGATCAGAGTCaatgttcataagcatttctccgcctaataaaggggaaaggatgtctacTGTGGCTATTGGAACGTGTCTCAGGGATTGTATTGCTGAAACATACAGTTCATTGGGTAGGCCTGTGCCCTCTGGCATTACAGCGCATTCAGTTAGGGGGGCTgcaacaaatgctgccatgataaattctgcctctgtagaacagatctgcaaggcggctacctggtcttcaatttccacctttattaggcactataagcttagtattcaatacaatacaatacgtttattggcataa